A region of the Dreissena polymorpha isolate Duluth1 chromosome 6, UMN_Dpol_1.0, whole genome shotgun sequence genome:
TTTCCTTTAATCAAATTGAGTCGTTGAGTTTTCACTGTGGTATGAGATGAACATCAGGAGGAGGATGTTTATGATAGCGATGATGTTAATAATGAAGATAATGATGACGTCGAAAATAATTGATGATGGTTATTCATACTGATCATGAAGAAgaatatacattatttacaataattattatgatagCGGTGATTTTGGTAATTTTATGATGATTGTGATAATGAGGCAGATTGTGCATATGCTTCCGATGCGACCGCTGCTGATGAAGCTGCTtccactgctgctgctgcttatgatgatgctgatgatagtGGGGATGATGGTGATAGTGATGATGGTgaaaatgatgattatgatgatatcAATGTTGATATTGATGTATgatgttattgatgatgatgatgatgatgatgatgatgatgatgatgatgatgatgattatgatgatgatgatgatgcttatgatgatgatatgatgatgatgatgatgctcctgctgctgctgctgctgctgctgctgctgatgatgatgatgatgacggttaTCTTTAATATGGTAGTGGTAGTGATGGTGATGTTATGATGATGATACGGATGCTGCCGCAGCGACTGCTGATGATAATCAGGGTGATGACGACAACTATGATGCTGATTCTGATTTTTACTATGATGGAGATAATTATGAGCTTATTTATTCACCTTTTGAAATTACTTTTTGTATAAAAGAGATTTGCATTAAATTAATGCAAAAAGATGTCTCTATCTAGCGGCTAAGCGCAGATATCTGTGCTAAAGCGCTGTTAAGGTTATGCAATATATACCCTCTACAAAGGAGCCAAAAGCAGATAACTATCACCATATGTATATGAAACACACAATTCTAACACGTTACGTGCctaatttcatataaacaaacaagaacttccggccgtgggttttTGGACAACACACTTTCGGCGTATTTATGAGGTGATATAAAAAttaatagtacacaagaaaaataagatacactaaataaatctttagtaaaaaccgtgttagaatcgaaataattcgcgtacgttatagtttgttgtcgaataacccacggccggaagttaaTATGCGTGGTTTTAAATCACGCGTGCTTCGCACTCGGCTTCTttgcatctaaacttccggccgtggtttattcgacaacaaacaataacatacacgaattatttattaaacaaaatattacttaaacatAAACGTCGAGTTTTACTAAACTTTTTGAAAGAACTTCTTTTTCcacgattggtcattgtcggctcgggtacaacttacatgtaccccgggtactcttaattatacttacatgtacccagggtacggtaaatatacttaaacgtaccccgTTGATATTAgcctgtacccgagttgtatttccGCTCAAAATCCAaagtcgtaaaacgcgctaccgattaccgttaaacaatattgtttatcgTAAACAAACTTCTTGTTTTGTGAACCGCATCAACATGAGAGAGTATGAgcttcgataatatagaggccatttaagagacaaataacatacatgtgtacataattaattaaaaaacatagccgacaacgaccgatttagcgttaaaaatTCCctaggtacgttttagtatatttacagtacccggggtacatgtaaaaaatgtacttaagagtacccggggtacatgtaagtagttcccgagccgacaatgaccaatcgagcataactgacgaaacctcttcgctactttccgaaaatcttacaagTCTGCgaaatgttgcaaatatccgCAGTCTTGATCGATTAGCAAATTAAAGCACTGCAATAGCGTTTTGTAAAACACtctgttaaccaaattatatattgattgctcATTTGCTAGATTACTGGTGACTGGTTTTAATTTTATGCATTCGAACGATatgtatatttcatttcatgtgcAAAAGACGTATCTCAATATGTTTTCGGACATGCATGTTTCGATTATAGTTCGTCGATTGAATTTCGCATAGTACTCACCAGGAATTGCACCTaaaaacacagagacaaaaaCTATAAGCTTCGACTCGGGAGGTTGGTCTACCTTTTATACCCGTTGGAGACAATCTACATTCCTGAATTAAATAGTAATATCCGCAATCTTGATCGCGAGTGTGCTGACTGAAATATTATCATTGGCTCTAATGACTGTCGATAATGTGTTTTTGAGATCGAAACACGCCtttgaagaactttgtgttttcttgttttatgcatttttttcaagaatcaagaatCAAATAACGTTATGGCACgcttgttgtattttgttttcgaaaaattaataataaattattgctGAGACAGTATGTTTAGTGCTTAAACATATAATTGCATTTTCGCACAataaaaatgagtatgatttcaattttaagaattcaatgaaaatatagcGATATAATTTTCAGATAGAACCGCGCGGAGTCCCACAATTTCACATATTGAAGGCGCCTGCATTTCATATGTTCCGTCATCAAAAGGTTGTGTACGGAAGCATAAAACGGGcataggaaatattttgtttAGCGGTTTATATGAGGTGCAATACCGGATAATTATGACGTACGCACGGGATATTTATTGTGTTAAATCGCGATAACAATGACGCGCGCACGCGACCAATGGCCAATTAAAAAACGTATCAGATCTAAGAAAACATTATTAGCTGAGTCAAGCTAGTGATGGATGACCATGGATGTACACCGGTATCTTAGGCGATCAAACAGACATTGTTCACGTAAATTATTCGTAAGAAAAACATTTTACGATATATGAATGGGCATAGTCTTTCGTTTATCCTAGCTCAAATTTAATTTTCAATGTATTTAAGTACGAATGTAAGTAAAATTGACTTTAAGGACTAATATATTCACAcatcatttcattaaaatataaataaaactattaaaaaaaacacacactttagtCCCGCTCTTAAGATGATTTGGGATGATTACATCCATGTATAACTAGCATTTGCGTTCGATTTCCAAGTTTGATTTTTAGAAATGCGTCGCCGCACGCTATTCTTCAAAAACTGCTGATATTTGGTAAACACGTAATATCTTCAGTGTTATGCCAATTGCACAGTGTCATCGCATTCAGCTGTTATACCCAATTAATAATACCGTAGTCAGTAAAAGAGCATTGTGTTGGTGTCATAgttatcgcgtgcgcacgtcatagatatCGCATTTGCACGTCATAGATATCCGTTCGCACTGTATAGCTAGCGCGTGCGAACGTCATAGCAATCGCGCGCACGTCATATATATTGTGTGCGTGCGTCATAGCAATTGCATGCACACGTAATAGTTATAGTGTGAGAACGTTATAGCATTCGATTGCGTACTAAATTGGTATCGCGTGAACAAGTCATAGAGCCcgctaaataaaatatgtaatatgtcACATTTATGCGACAGTAGTTACCGGGTATGCCATTTAGTTGTGATTTTTGTAAACCGTTTACCGCATTTTCTAAACCGTAGCTAATTTACACAAACAGAAACAGGTCTTCGAAAaatcatataaatcatatcaaaTGTATCGACTTGATGGCTGTGTAAAActccagtgtagctccagaccatcCGGCGCATCAGCATGGTATGGTCAGGAGATACCACGTTCGCTCATGAAACCAGAAAACAGTGCATGACTTAGAGCTGACAGCGAAGCTCCTGACTATACTGCACAATCTAAAATAGAGCTACGCTGGCGTATATGATAAAACACgtgttcgcatgacgcgggtcattgCAGCTTAATAAtgtgtttgatttaaaaaaaaagtttaaatgatCTAAACAAAAGTATTTTACATGATAACTGCCAAGCTGCTGTactttgtcaatattattaaaggCGAAGATTACCTCAAGGTTGTTTATTTGCGTTGTGTACAGAATGACATCGTTGTCTATACaactgcgatgcatttatactagTATATCGCTCAACAACTCACCATTCGGTCTTAACCATCGGCTTGAATGAAATATGTAAGTTGAATACACGTAAAAATTGAGcacacttactactactactactactactactactactactactagtactgctaatataactactactacaactactactactactactactactactactactactactactactactactactactactactactactactacgactacaactactactactactacgactacaactactactacaactactactactactattacttctactactactactactactactactactactattactactactgctgctactactactgctactacttctacttgaTGCCGCGACTACTGCCGCTACTAGTATCGCTACTAATAACGTTACTTCTACCGCTACTAAAACCGCTACATCACTCCTACATCTGATACCGCTGCTGCCGCTGCTTTTCCGGCTGTCGCTGCTGTCgctgttaataataataatgatagttGATACAACGTTATCATTTACAGCGTAACTTGACGttgaaaaacattaactttattattcaaaatgtgttgtcaaaaaattaaaatataggAAAACCATTTGTGCATTGTTTAAATAAAGGCGCATATCGAAACGTTGATAAAATGAGTAGAATCAGagaaataatatcaataatactacaaataataatacttattattatttaaaaaaaaataataataaaataaaaaacaaaaaaaatacgtataataattattttcgcGTTTATAAACTTTTTAtcagactactactactactactactactactactactactactactactactactactactactactactactactactactactactactactactactactactactactactactactactactactactactactactactactactactactactactactgctactactactactacaactacaactactactacgactactactgctactactacttctactactactactactactactacaactacaactactactactacaactactacttctactactacttctactacttccactactgatactgctactacagctgctactgctactgctactgttactgcttatgctactgttactgctaatgatgctgctgctaccactgctgctgctgctgctgctgctgctgatgatgatgatgattattattattatttcaattatattatatgatgatgattaatattactattaattttgttttcgcaTTTATAAACTCTTATGCGACTTAAGAAATTGAAAATATCTTATAATTGATATTGAGAAGTAAAACCTGTAATCGGGCCACTTTCGATAATGCTAATTTAAGGGTAATTCGCAAAAATAAACGTATTGTTTGTTAGCAGGACGACACCGAATCTTATATTAATTGAATAGTTATACCAACGTGGTATATCCTATTTAAGACCACAGAGTTTTTACTTTGTACCAACAAAGCATATTGAGACACTTTTGAAATTGATCTGAAAGAAtgcttttaatataaatattacaacagCCTACACTAAAAGCTTAATTTAttacatgccataccctgtttcccatgttatataaccgttacgaatatttttatcttacacgtgtgtaatatactttttaagcgttttcattagcttattttcgttcgattggccaatcacattttgttattttgctgcaaagacgttgcaacgtcaaattacgtcacgaaatgtaaacaacattcgggattgatcattatgtttgcgttaatatttattagattagctcatttaaaagcatgtgataaaaaagatcggacactcgttgtcattccatacgatattttattaaactcgtccaggaaattcgtaagtaagctcgccaaaattctgaactcttttaataaaatatggtatgaaatgagaactcgtgtcagatcctatatcTATGCATACATTTAAACAAGGCTTGGATTGTATTGCACGCAAAACAAGAATCATCTAGCGCATAATTGCCACAGTTCCCTTTATAAGTATACCAAGTTCGAAAAGTTTGCGAAATTGCAGGAATAAGAAATTCCTGCGTACTGACGGAAGGACGCTCAGACGTATTCGGAGTTTGAAGGCTAAACCTAAAGTCCTATCTTGTAAATTCGGTAGTGAATTCGAAAGATACAGAAGGtacatttattttagtttattttgttATTCATATAAGCTGCTCGTTACTTACCAGGTTTCCAATATTACCCATGTACACGAAATCTATAGGGCCTAGATACTATTTTATTTCCACAATCGACAAGACGAAGACGATTATTCCGTAGGTAAAAACTGCAATGTTTGCTTTGGTCCAAACTGCTAAATGtagaaaataaaatatggtaATTTGCGAAATATTAGAATTGGCAAACATTTTGATGAGAAAGGATAGTGCATGCATGCGCTGGTCTGATTCACCTCAAGACTGACAATAGACATACTGATTAATCGGCGACAACTCAAACATAAAGgattattgttaaattatgtaataagaatttaattatattaataatatcatAGAGTTTTCTGTTTAGGTATTAGTAACGACCTGTCATCAAAGCCATAACTTGGCATTCACGGTACTTAGCACACGAAGCAACAATATATTTACAGCAAGTTTAAAATAATATGGGATGACAGTGCACTACTTTTAACTGAAATTAATATTTCTAGATTGATTAATCGTAtgacattattaatattttagagtGATTTTGCTTGACGAATGGCTAACTGTGGAATCGTTGATTTATTCAAAAACAATTTAATGCCTTTCAATGTTGTACTTAAGATTGATGATCAATTGAGACATTATGAAAAAAGGTTAGAAATGTGATTAACTGTTTTGCGCACAGACACAGTCTCCTGCATTGCACATTAAATGTcaaaattgtataatattaaatataggGAAAATGATTCTCCAAAACCAAACAATTCCattacaaaaaaagaaataagGCTTGACCATTGTTTTCGGCTATTAGTATGTAACATGCCATCGTGTAAGGAAGGACAGACATTCTAAACAATGGTTTAATCCATTATGGTTGATGCcaagtttaaacaaatataaaacgtGGGTTTACTCGTATCATATACTAATACTGCAACAAACccatttttttatctgatttcaGATCTTTTCGAAACAGAAATGTATTATTTCACATCTTCGTACGGATCTTTAAATATAGTACAGATTTATATATTGTTCACCACAAGTATCTAAAGGATTTAgtacaaaacataaaaaatacagtTATGATAGGTTTTCTGTTTAAAAATTGACTTTcaagatattaaaaaaatgcattgtaTTGATATGAACAGTGACAACACATGTGTACTTATATAACAGCATACTTTGgaatatattaatatttcacCTGTAACATGTTCAGCTCCACAAGCCTTTGCCACTGAAAATTATATAGCGAAATCACTGTGGCATAGATACTGACtagatataatttaattaaaagtaCTCTAATgctgtaaaacaaataattaaaacagttatatttcGTTTTGTTTAAGATTCAACAGCTGTTGTCAATGATTGTAAcacaataatcaaaataaattccCACTTTCGAACACACAGGCGGCTCTTGACCTGGTTGCACGTACACTAAATTTCGTACGATCATATACAGTCGATTTTAGAATGTGTTCATCAATAAGTTATATAATAAAACAGCATTTGTTATTGTGTAGAATTCACATCGTCAATTAAGTTTATACAATGTATAATTTCTCTTACATTTCACTTCCTAAATGTTAATAACTAACTTATTCCATTTCAAGCAttacattttaagtttaaagttcaTCCAAGCGAAATTCACAATTTATCAAATGCGCATTGATCGTTAAATATGAAGGCGGTACATATTCTGCAGATAGTTCTAACTTTTTAAGGTACCAGTTGACTTCTTAGGATACTGGATACTAGTATTTTGCAAAAGCTCGGCAATGTTGGTGTGACCTGTTATAACGATTATACGATTATTAGTCAATTTAATACCATAATACAAATGAAGAATTATAACAGAgatatgaaaatgtgtaaaagaTATACAGCTGAATTTTAGCAGGTATATTTAGGGACATGGTTCAAATTGTATTCACCCTACCGAACAGAGAAGGTTTAAACCGAAAGCTAGATCCCTCCACAAGCATGTAAAAATTGTAATAGAGCTTCAATGAGGAAGGGACTTATACAATTCGACAAACATACACGTACAATCTCGAAGGAGgcacatatacatacacacacaaacataaaaacatacgCATGGCGCACACATGCTCACGCTAGCTTATCCATACTCATGCATGGGCACACACAAAGGGACGTACGCAGGTACACATGTGCGCAACCATATGCgaacacacaaacacaaacacacacaaacatacacgcacacacgcacgcgcacccgcacacacgcgcacacgcacacgcacacacacacacactcacacccACATTCAGTACAATattagcgtaaatatattttggtaaACGATTATATTTTTAGTTTGTAATATTAAAAGAGGGAGGTAACTCCTTAGTCATTTCGTTGCTAATTGTGTAGAGTTGCCGATCTTGATGTATTGACTGCAATCCGATTCCTATGTGCTAAAGCAAAGATGACATGTGTATTCGGACTTGTATAACTAAACATTTAAACCAACAGCAAGCGAACAAAATCGTTGTACGATATTATTTTGACAAGTTAACATGACTGGTTTAAATCACAAAGTATAAGTGAATACATAGCATTGTCGATTGCAATTGAAGGAGACGGGTAAcacgcgcactgtttatgaacgTAAAATTCGACACAATTGGTCCCAATAAAAGCAATAAAATGGAAAGGTGTTTTATTATTCGATTCCTTgctgattttttaatgtttaagtaaACGGCATGACatcaatttaccaaaattaaAACTTGAGTGGCATTGCGTGATTctataagttattttaaaagcgaatattttataaatagaacaCATTAACTATTACAAAACATAGTATTCGGATTGCAAAATTCATACCATTAGCCAGCGTTTTCTGTTCCAGAATCATTGGAATACAACACtctttgttaaattaaaaactactctaagtgcatattattgttaataacaacaacaacaaattaaacaacaacaacaacaaaataaacaacacacacTACCTTCAGGTTCAGGAGTTGTCCTAATAGTCGTAGGTGTAGCAGTTGTTGAAACTTAAACAAATGGAGACAAATATAGCAACGACGAAAACACTTTCTTAAAGCATATCGTGTTTAGGGAATTTATCCTAAATAGTCTGCACATTCGTTTCCTCGCAaactattttaatgtttattattttgaaatgtgaatgcacttttaaagaaaaatgttaattgcttttttatttgtttaacccattatttttgaaatatttgtctTTATTTTCACTAAACTGACAAGGGCTTGTATTAGTGAATCtgtataaatacaatacatactTTAACATTATACGGTTTACTACACAAGAAACATAAAATACTACCTGCGTTTTGTACACATTTGGTGACATTTTCTGTAAAAGTATTTTTAGAACAACTGTAGTTTCCCGACGTTGTGCTATTGAATGTTATTATTGTAACATTCACACCGGTTAAATCTATATTCGTAGATATACTGTATacaccactctggatcagcagacgatttatttcataaatcaatctctgggttaatggtcgccatctttcgaactactttcaaaagtacaacaacaacaataacagtagaagacaattttaattgcgaaaagttgaaaaattgagtacatgtgtcacggttgttgagtgaaatagtgttattttcaactgtgtatgaagcatgtgaactggtagttgaataaccgaattgttggtggaaatggaatttagaaatatatctaataattcatcatcgtgtagaataatcatcagcatcatttctgtggaacattgcactattaaaaaaacaagtgtttcatagatatggtgcttttgacatagttcactaaccatcaagactgaaatgattcatgcacacaggtaaagtaaataattgaatttgtgcagaatgtttattttttacaaattattatttaatttgactagttctggctaccataactttaaatgtcgctttttatgatttttgactggcgcgactttacagGTCAGTCAATACTTTAgtctatataaactgtacgctggagtttctttagctataatttgaccaatttattttagattgattgcactgaaactcaaagtctaaagcttagtaagacacttaagccagttttctgagaagaaacaatacttgttcagagtatagcaggctcgtGCGGCCTCTGccctggtttatttatttggcctcggcctttaacctgggtcgctttgatttcaggtgtttagcccccatatcaacacggctctcgaccctatatgtagttatttatattgtttaaagattttgagaaccctcactcggtgccagtggggataaaacagggaccttgttttagctagatgaatgcatcaaatatgccagcaacactttataatcaataactttataattgatgattctgttcttttaactacattactaatttaccaaaacaatgtgaaacacatttttatgcccccaaaggagggcatttagtgatcgcactgtccgtctgtctatccgtcacactttgcatttaggtttcgaaaaaatgctcataacttctatgtagcttcagatgtaacattcatatttggtatgcatgtgtatatggacaaggccttcccatacacacacaaattttgacccctttgaccttgaacttagggtcggcttttaggttttgaaaaatgctcataacttctattaaagcgtttatcgggggcgtatgtcatcctacggagacagctcttgtttttgctactgtcctctgcacaaaccatgatatatctgcatatatgcatccaaccaaatcagtaaaactatttgtcacttaattacagtaaacttattgcatgttaacttttcaacaatatatatatacatgtatatataattatatataacagatcttgaaaaacactcacatcaaacttcaaattgttttagtaaattataggctttaattggtattgtgacattgacaccactcatgcatgcgactat
Encoded here:
- the LOC127836617 gene encoding uncharacterized protein LOC127836617 isoform X2 — its product is MASSILVGVLIILLETSTISGTCAEHFYDYGTQNVVLEFNFRWVISEQKHVLCFFGSNKIGECYDSFGYICALNSTSTGVYSISTNIDLTGVNVTIITFNSTTSGNYSCSKNTFTENVTKCVQNAVSTTATPTTIRTTPEPEVAKACGAEHVTVWTKANIAVFTYGIIVFVLSIVEIK
- the LOC127836617 gene encoding uncharacterized protein LOC127836617 isoform X1, with the protein product MASSILVGVLIILLETSTISGTCAEHFYDYGTQNVVLEFNFRWVISEQKHVLCFFGSNKIGECYDSFGYICALNSTSTGVYSISTNIDLTGVNVTIITFNSTTSGNYSCSKNTFTENVTKCVQNAVSTTATPTTIRTTPEPEVAKACGAEHVTAVWTKANIAVFTYGIIVFVLSIVEIK